From a region of the Torulaspora globosa chromosome 7, complete sequence genome:
- a CDS encoding uncharacterized protein (ancestral locus Anc_2.93): protein MSGDKREDIDLESDELMAEMCPQCGEFLQKCLIQQNYAVIICPSLQCAFPFNQNKALDNIVYVDESEVLEVARQRLTKS from the coding sequence ATGTCTGGTGATAAGCGGGAAGACATAGATCTGGAATCAGATGAGTTGATGGCCGAAATGTGTCCCCAATGTGGGGAGTTTCTGCAAAAATGTTTGATTCAACAAAACTACGCAGTGATCATATGTCCAAGCCTCCAATGTGCCTTCCCATTCAACCAGAATAAAGCACTGGACAATATCGTGTACGTCGATGAGAGTGAAGTGCTTGAAGTGGCCAGACAGCGGTTAACCAAAAGTTAG
- the CHS7 gene encoding Chs7p (ancestral locus Anc_2.94) → MAYGDFSDICLKTPLPLCSVVKSTTHMVLSNSTTMHNFDPTNMNVGILPRCYARSIDVANTVIFGIGNAFVNIGALVVILIIMYNVRQKYTAIGRSEYLYFFQLTLLLIIFTLVVNTGASPPGSGSYPYFVAIQIGLAGACCWTLLINGFLGFNLWEDGTRKSMLLVRGSSVLGFIGNFLAAILTFEAWIERGKIDPMNTVGLFTMVYVVNAIVLGIYTICQLLVSFFVVRSLWVTGAIMLGVFFFVVGQIIVFAVSDILCQKANHYIDGLFVGSLCNLFTLMMVYKIWDMTTDDDLEFSVSVSKEGAVIHSNTLR, encoded by the coding sequence ATGGCTTATGGGGATTTTTCAGACATCTGTCTGAAGACACCACTTCCGTTATGTTCCGTGGTGAAATCTACCACTCATATGGTTCTGTCTAATTCGACTACAATGCACAACTTTGACCCGACCAATATGAATGTTGGAATCCTGCCTCGGTGCTACGCAAGATCAATCGACGTGGCAAATACTGTGATCTTTGGGATTGGCAACGCTTTCGTTAACATCGGCGCGCTGGTCGTGATCTTGATCATCATGTACAATGTCAGACAAAAATATACAGCGATAGGAAGATCGGAATACTTGTATTTCTTCCAATTGACCCTACTGCTGATCATCTTCACGCTGGTGGTCAACACTGGGGCCTCGCCACCGGGATCTGGATCTTACCCATACTTCGTGGCGATTCAAATAGGCTTAGCTGGTGCATGTTGTTGGACGCTTCTTATAAATGGATTTTTAGGCTTCAACCTGTGGGAGGATGGTACCAGGAAATCGATGTTGCTTGTTCGAGGTTCATCGGTTCTAGGCTTCATCGGAAACTTTCTGGCCGCTATCCTAACATTTGAAGCGTGGATCGAGCGAGGTAAAATAGACCCGATGAACACAGTGGGGTTGTTTACCATGGTTTATGTCGTAAACGCGATCGTTCTTGGCATCTATACCATTTGTCAGCTCTTGGTCTCATTTTTCGTTGTACGCAGCTTGTGGGTGACTGGTGCGATTATGCTTGGTgtgttcttctttgtcGTGGGCCAGATTATTGTATTCGCCGTCTCGGATATCCTGTGCCAAAAGGCCAATCATTACATTGATGGCCTTTTTGTCGGAAGTTTGTGTAATCTGTTCACGCTGATGATGGTCTATAAAATCTGGGATATGACTACTGACGATGACTTGGAGTTCAGCGTCAGCGTCAGCAAAGAAGGCGCCGTCATACATAGCAATACATTAAGATAG
- the RPL42A gene encoding 60S ribosomal protein eL42 (ancestral locus Anc_2.95), giving the protein MVNVPKTRKTYCKGKACRKHTQHKVTQYKAGKASLFAQGKRRYDRKQSGFGGQTKPVFHKKAKTTKKVVLRLECVACKTKAQLTLKRCKHFELGGEKKQKGQALQF; this is encoded by the exons ATGG TTAACGTTCCAAAGACCAGAAAGACCTACTGTAAGGGTAAGGCCTGCCGTAAGCACACTCAGCACAAGGTTACCCAATACAAGGCTGGTAAGGCTTCCTTGTTCGCTCAAGGTAAGAGACGTTATGACCGTAAACAATCCGGTTTCGGTGGTCAAACCAAGCCAGTTTTCCACAAGAAGGCTAAGACCACCAAGAAGGTCGTGTTGAGATTGGAATGTGTTGCTTGCAAGACCAAAGCCCaattgactttgaagagatgtAAGCACTTCGAATTGGGtggtgagaagaagcaaaaggGTCAAGCTCTGCAATTCTGA
- a CDS encoding uncharacterized protein (ancestral locus Anc_2.97) yields MEPPVTVVSFVINVASLIVVSYGLYTCTGVELPPSLKDAGHKQFLTNLCATFTILNDLCNIANFVAQSSGSPVHSLSFVARHVTLPLAMGVESVVAAVYWPLRLFAMHLIFTSSADNDRCPIPLPSDLAIHLAPITFLLCDHYLSGAGTKFRISNRVASSIVLALGFGYKAYLDRLIDKDAGQAFPYPFLDVEEPKRSIIAGLVTSLFMLFYLLYQSKPPKSVRLPGKID; encoded by the coding sequence ATGGAGCCGCCTGTCACGGTAGTTTCCTTCGTGATTAACGTTGCATCGCTGATTGTGGTGTCGTATGGTCTTTACACATGTACGGGCGTCGAGCTGCCTCCGAGCCTCAAGGATGCCGGTCACAAGCAGTTCTTGACCAATCTGTGCGCGACGTTCACCATCCTCAACGATCTCTGCAACATAGCGAACTTTGTTGCCCAAAGCTCGGGCTCTCCCGTGCACTCGCTATCGTTCGTGGCGCGGCACGTGACGCTACCGCTGGCTATGGGTGTCGAGTCGGTGGTAGCCGCTGTCTACTGGCCGTTGCGGTTATTTGCAATGCATCTGATCTTTACCAGCAGCGCGGACAACGACCGGTGCCCGATCCCGCTTCCATCGGATCTGGCAATCCATCTGGCGCCAATCACGTTTCTGCTGTGCGACCACTACCTATCAGGCGCCGGTACTAAGTTCCGTATATCGAACCGTGTGGCCTCTTCCATCGTTTTGGCGCTTGGCTTCGGTTACAAGGCATATCTGGACAGGCTAATCGATAAAGATGCCGGTCAGGCCTTCCCATACCCATTCTTGGACGTGGAGGAACCCAAGAGATCCATCATCGCGGGCCTAGTCACCTCCTTGTTCATGCTGTTCTATCTGCTGTACCAAAGCAAGCCGCCCAAGTCCGTTAGACTCCCTGGCAAGATCGACTAG
- the YGP1 gene encoding Ygp1p (ancestral locus Anc_2.98): MKLSIVAAVMAACSTVLSSPVYEKFRHGPLNVTTNGTTVWNRSNHSNVSGGAAGAIGTKLKVFITGGSVPLSNTSQFPNVEWQTLFNASSALNITQLYNVASSVNQTLQDDTFSGVVIVANKPSIEALGFFSAVVFDTNKTVVVTEDPASGIPVAKDFGSQFRGALTVDKKSGLIYSGVFAPAERGAAGVPVGLLHETQVNWFMEPSLPLLIDTTSPIRVTYSNFTTTNVSNNSPVVPIIFDGNFSQSIVNRLAGSINGLVVAVPDFVSNSSTSTLSSTQLPVVFAGVSSGIPFVAGDDVPSDAIAAGYLSPIKSQVLVSIAAANNVSSPASVDQLFP; the protein is encoded by the coding sequence ATGAAGCTATCGATTGTGGCTGCCGTCATGGCCGCCTGTTCTACAGTGCTTTCCTCTCCAGTCTACGAAAAGTTCAGACACGGACCGCTGAACGTGACCACCAACGGTACCACCGTGTGGAACAGAAGCAACCACTCCAACGTCTCCGGCGGTGCCGCCGGCGCCATTGGCACCAAGCTCAAAGTGTTCATCACGGGCGGCTCTGTGCCGCTCTCGAACACATCGCAGTTCCCCAACGTGGAGTGGCAGACGCTCTTCAACGCCTCCTCCGCCCTGAACATCACGCAGCTCTACAACGTGGCTTCCTCCGTCAACCAGACGCTGCAGGACGACACCTTCTCCGGCGTCGTTATCGTGGCCAACAAGCCCTCCATCGAGGCGCTCGGCTTCTTCTCCGCGGTCGTCTTCGACACCAACAAGACCGTTGTCGTCACCGAGGACCCCGCCTCGGGCATCCCCGTTGCCAAGGACTTCGGCTCGCAGTTCCGCGGCGCGCTCACCGTCGACAAGAAATCCGGTCTCATCTACAGCGGAGTGTTTGCGCCCGCAGAGCGCGGCGCTGCGGGCGTCCCCGTCGGGCTACTCCACGAGACGCAGGTCAACTGGTTCATGGAGCCCTCTCTGCCACTGCTCATCGACACCACGTCTCCGATCCGCGTCACCTACTCGAACTTCACCACCACCAACGTCTCGAACAACTCTCCCGTGGTCCCCATCATCTTCGACGGCAACTTCTCGCAGAGCATTGTCAACAGATTGGCCGGCTCGATCAACGGCCTGGTCGTCGCGGTCCCCGACTTCGTTAGCAACTCGAGCACCTCGACCCTCTCCAGCACCCAGCTGCCCGTCGTCTTTGCCGGTGTCTCGAGCGGAATCCCATTCGTCGCAGGTGACGACGTTCCATCCGATGCGATCGCTGCTGGCTATCTGTCGCCTATCAAGTCCCAGGTGCTGGTCTCGATCGCTGCGGCAAACAACGTTTCGTCGCCTGCCAGCGTGGATCAGCTGTTCCCATAG
- the CBK1 gene encoding serine/threonine protein kinase CBK1 (ancestral locus Anc_2.96), whose product MMFGNQNPYSSSSNGQQRSQRRDGGYQMGRSVEGNYGNDAKRQPGSQPPLREQVYAESPITGGFTDLPPLNYPVTPPNRNAPILQHQQLTPPQSVPGLYMNNNDSSSHLQNGTHLQQQQHYQQQYQQQQPIIQFSPGQYSTGSDYSHNINRSGSSSPLHQPQQLHSIGSQHSSPVRSIGNMPVQQHPQPQLNQQLYQGKPPQQQQQQVLAQQSQSNYMYFERRPDLLTKTTQDKAAAVKLKIENFYQSSVKYAIERNQRRVELESSLNAQDWSEERRSRELTSLGKKESQFLRLRRTRLSLDDFHTVKVIGKGAFGEVRLVQKKDTGKIYAMKTLLKSEMYKKDQLAHVKAERDVLAGSDSPWVVSLYYSFQDTQYLYLIMEFLPGGDLMTMLIRWQIFTEDVTRFYMAECILAIEAIHKLGFIHRDIKPDNILIDIRGHIKLSDFGLSTGFHKTHDSSYYKKLLQQDEANGNDLPKPRQPNGNEDENSNRQTMIVDAIHLTMSNRQQIQTWRKSRRLMAYSTVGTPDYIAPEIFLYQGYGQECDWWSLGAIMYECLIGWPPFCSETPQETYRKIMNFEQTLHFPDDIHISYEAEDLIRRLLTHADQRLGRHGGADEIKSHPFFRGVDWNTIRHVEAPYIPKLSSITDTRFFPTDELENVPDSPAMAQAAKQREQIIKQGGNPNANGTPVKEDLPFIGYTYSRFDYLTRKNAL is encoded by the coding sequence ATGATGTTTGGGAACCAGAATCCTTACAGTTCATCTTCTAATGGGCAGCAGCGATCACAAAGACGAGATGGTGGTTATCAAATGGGAAGATCAGTTGAAGGAAACTATGGCAACGATGCTAAGAGACAACCAGGATCGCAACCCCCGCTACGCGAGCAAGTCTATGCGGAATCACCTATTACTGGTGGCTTCACGGATTTACCACCATTGAATTATCCTGTTACTCCACCGAATCGTAACGCTCCGATCTTACAACATCAGCAACTCACACCGCCGCAATCTGTGCCAGGCCTTTACATGAACAACAACGATTCGTCCAgtcatcttcaaaatgGAACTCAtctgcaacagcaacaacattatcagcagcaataccaacagcaacaaccaATAATTCAGTTCTCACCGGGACAGTACTCGACAGGATCTGATTATAGTCATAATATCAACAGAAGCGGTTCGAGCAGTCCGCTACACCAACCACAACAATTGCATTCGATTGGCTCACAACATAGTAGTCCTGTGAGAAGCATAGGAAATATGCCTGTGCAACAGCATCCTCAGCCGCAGCTGAATCAACAGTTGTATCAAGGGAAACCGCcacaacaacagcagcaacaagtTTTAGCTCAGCAATCTCAGTCAAATTATATGTACTTCGAGAGAAGACCCGATCTACTGACAAAGACGACACAGGacaaagctgctgcagttAAGTTGAAGATAGAAAATTTCTACCAGTCCTCTGTGAAATATGCCATCGAGAGAAATCAGAGAAGAGTTGAACTAGAATCTAGCCTGAATGCGCAGGACTGGTCTGAGGAGAGGAGGTCGAGGGAATTGACTTCGCTCGGAAAGAAGGAATCACAGTTTCTAAGGTTGCGTAGGACAAGATTATCTCTTGACGATTTCCACACCGTGAAAGTCATCGGTAAAGGTGCTTTCGGTGAGGTTAGACTGGTACAAAAGAAGGATACAGGTAAGATATACGCGATGAAAACGTTGCTGAAGTCAGAGATGTACAAGAAGGACCAGTTGGCTCATGTAAAAGCAGAGAGGGACGTCCTGGCTGGAAGCGACTCTCCTTGGGTAGTGTCATTGTACTACTCCTTTCAGGACACTCAGTACTTGTACCTGATCATGGAGTTTCTTCCCGGTGGTGACCTGATGACCATGTTAATCAGGTGGCAGATTTTCACGGAGGATGTCACCAGGTTCTACATGGCGGAATGCATTCTTGCCATCGAGGCTATCCATAAGCTCGGGTTCATTCACAGGGATATTAAGCCAGACAACATACTGATAGACATCAGAGGACATATCAAACTTTCAGATTTCGGGTTGTCCACTGGTTTCCACAAGACACACGACTCAAGCTATTACAAGAAACTATTACAGCAGGACGAAGCAAACGGCAATGACTTACCCAAGCCCAGACAACCAAACGGCAACGAAGACGAGAATTCAAATAGACAGACAATGATAGTGGATGCCATCCATCTCACCATGTCAAACAGACAGCAGATACAGACATGGAGGAAGTCGCGCCGTCTCATGGCCTACTCTACCGTCGGTACTCCCGACTACATTGCTCCAGAGATTTTCCTATATCAAGGTTACGGCCAGGAATGCGACTGGTGGTCGCTTGGGGCTATCATGTACGAGTGTTTGATTGGTTGGCCACCGTTTTGCTCAGAGACGCCGCAGGAAACGTATCGCAAGATCATGAACTTCGAGCAGACATTGCACTTCCCAGACGACATCCACATCTCGTATGAAGCCGAAGACCTAATACGAAGACTGCTGACGCACGCGGATCAGAGACTTGGAAGGCATGGCGGTGCTGACGAGATCAAGAGTCATCCGTTCTTCCGCGGCGTGGACTGGAACACGATCAGACATGTCGAAGCACCATACATTCCAAAACTAAGCTCCATCACAGACACCAGGTTTTTCCCTACGGATGAGCTAGAGAACGTACCGGATTCACCCGCCATGGCTCAAGCTGCCAAACAGAGAGAACAAATCATCAAGCAGGGCGGCAATCCCAATGCTAACGGCACCCCCGTCAAGGAAGACCTACCCTTCATTGGATACACTTACTCACGTTTCGACTATCTCACGAGGAAGAACGCTTTATAG
- the RIA1 gene encoding GTPase RIA1 (ancestral locus Anc_2.92), producing MPRVESDTFIRLQNDPSCIRNICIVAHVDHGKTSLSDSLLASNGIISQRLAGKIRYLDSRPDEQLRGITMESSAVSLYFRVLHKQEGLEEPLVNEHLINLIDSPGHIDFSSEVSAASKLCDGAVVLIDVVEGVCSQTVTVLRQSWTEKLKPVLVLNKIDRLITELQLSPTEAYIHLSKVIEQVNSIIGSFFAGERQLDDYSWREQLEKNESARYVEKDDSDLYFNPIDNNVIFASALDGWGFNISQIAKFYERKLGAKRENLQKVLWGDYYLDPKTKKIINSKGLKNRPLKCLFVSLVLENIWKIYENVILSKNTEVMEKITKALNIEVLPRDLRSKDDKQLLRKIMGQWLPVSTAVLLTVIEKVPSPLESQRERLDKILSGASGVEKVDAEVLESMRKCDRDGVASGYVSKMLSIPREELPIEPRGNFGDNLLEKNHRARAQALRAAKQAELNDKLSNMNISDDAKAADIDLYQRAKDTVLTPEIEDFQGKGSKFGSQEESQSSNLGFQFEVEDAGNDMTGFVPTLDPNDPLSSMFDYEEEDPFNSQALKNELEDSGDEYDEEHEVMIGFARIYSGTLKVGQEISVLGPKYDPESPDQYTQTATITGLYLFMGRELVPLDSCPSGNIVGISGLAGKILKNGTLVQKGVTGVNLAGTSLQTPPIVRVAIEPANPMEMNKLVKGLKLLNHADPCVETYVEDSGEHILCTAGELHLERCLKDLRERFAGIELTHSEPAIPYRETFLSTSEMNRSKNTEGKRGLVTLMLGPYKIRYRMIPLPLEITALLEENQAAIKSLLEESPKDRAQHIVKDRSFVQQLSNALSRYSDEVVGLPGSVDKIAAFGPKKVGSNILFSEGGLLGSIFSAAAARFEYSDSLVNGFQLAVGEGPLAKEPVQGMFVVVEDVSEVTEEDIASSEDVQYQREIVDVSGRLITSSRDVIHEGFMDWSPRMMWAMYSCDIQTSVDVLGKVYAVVQQRRGRIVSEEMKEGTPFFQIEAHIPVVEAFGFSEDIRKKTSGAAQPQLVFVGFECIDMDPFWVPTTEEELEELGEFADKENIARRHMNSVRRRKGLFVNEKLVENAEKQRTLKRN from the coding sequence ATGCCCAGAGTTGAGTCTGATACCTTCATTCGCTTACAGAATGATCCATCTTGTATCAGGAACATATGTATCGTGGCACATGTTGATCACGGTAAGACATCGCTATCCGATTCATTGTTGGCTTCCAATGGCATTATATCGCAGAGATTGGCGGGAAAGATAAGATATCTGGATTCCAGACCTGACGAACAATTACGTGGTATCACCATGGAGTCTTCTGCAGTATCGCTCTACTTTAGAGTTCTACACAAGCAAGAAGGGTTGGAAGAGCCGCTAGTTAATGAACATCTAATCAACCTTATTGACTCGCCGGGTCACATAGACTTTTCTAGCGAAGTCAGCGCTGCGTCCAAGTTATGTGACGGTGCCGTGGTATTGATCGATGTTGTCGAGGGAGTGTGTTCTCAGACCGTGACAGTCTTGAGACAGAGCTGGactgaaaagttgaaaCCCGTACTAgtgctgaacaagatagACAGATTGATTACGGagcttcagctttctcCAACGGAAGCATATATCCATCTTTCAAAGGTCATCGAACAGGTGAACTCCATCATAGGCTCCTTTTTTGCTGGTGAAAGGCAGTTAGATGATTATTCTTGGAGGGAACAGCTGGAAAAAAATGAAAGTGCCAGATATGTTGAAAAGGACGATTCAGATCTATACTTCAATCCCATCGACAACAACGTCATTTTTGCATCCGCCCTAGATGGCTGGGGATTTAATATCAGTCAGATAGCCAAGTTTTATGAACGCAAGTTGGGCGCAAAGAGAGAAAACTTACAGAAAGTTCTTTGGGGCGATTACTACCTTGATCCCAAAACCAAAAAGATAATTAACAGCAAGGGTTTGAAAAATAGGCCTTTGAAGTGTCTCTTTGTCTCTTTAGTCCTGGAGAATATCTGGAAAATTTACGAAAATGTCATACTGTCGAAGAATACTGAGGTGATGGAGAAAATCACCAAAGCGCTCAACATCGAAGTGCTCCCTCGCGATCTCCGATCTAAGGATGATAAGCAGTTGCTCAGAAAGATCATGGGTCAGTGGCTGCCGGTGAGCACAGCTGTCCTGTTAACTGTCATTGAGAAAGTGCCTTCCCCTCTGGAATCTCAAAGAGAGAGGTTAGATAAAATCCTTTCCGGAGCATCAGGAGTCGAAAAAGTGGATGCCGAAGTTTTGGAGTCAATGAGGAAGTGTGACCGAGATGGTGTTGCAAGTGGGTACGTTTCGAAGATGCTATCTATCCCCAGGGAAGAGCTCCCTATAGAACCACGAGGTAACTTCGGCGATAATCTGTTGGAAAAGAACCACCGCGCCAGAGCTCAGGCACTTCGAGCGGCCAAGCAAGCTGAACTGAACGATAAATTAAGCAATATGAATATCAGCGATGATGCCAAGGCTGCGGATATTGACCTTTACCAGAGAGCTAAGGACACTGTACTCACTCCAGAAATCGAAGACTTTCAAGGGAAAGGATCAAAATTTGGTTCGCAAGAAGAATCACAGTCATCAAATCTAGGTTTCCAATTCGAGGTCGAGGATGCTGGAAATGATATGACAGGTTTTGTCCCAACTCTTGATCCTAATGATCCTTTAAGTTCTATGTTCGACtatgaggaagaggatCCATTCAATTCCCAAGCCCTTAAGaatgaacttgaagattcCGGCGATGAGTATGATGAAGAGCACGAAGTTATGATCGGCTTTGCTAGAATTTACAGTGGCACGCTAAAAGTCGGGCAAGAGATCTCTGTTTTAGGACCAAAATACGATCCAGAGAGTCCCGATCAATATACCCAAACTGCCACTATAACGGGCTTATACTTGTTCATGGGCAGAGAGCTGGTTCCTCTGGACTCCTGTCCCTCAGGTAACATTGTGGGAATCAGTGGTCTAGCAGGgaagattttgaaaaatggtaCTTTGGTGCAAAAGGGAGTAACGGGTGTTAACTTGGCGGGCACAAGCTTGCAGACACCTCCGATCGTTCGAGTAGCCATTGAACCAGCGAATCCCATGGAGATGAATAAGCTAGTCAAAGGTTTAAAATTACTCAATCACGCTGATCCGTGCGTCGAAACTTATGTCGAGGATAGCGGTGAACATATCCTCTGTACAGCCGGCGAACTTCATTTGGAGAGATGCCTGAAAGATCTGCGCGAAAGATTTGCAGGCATAGAGCTAACGCACTCAGAGCCTGCTATTCCATACAGAGAGACATTTTTGAGTACCTCTGAAATGAATCGGTCCAAGAATACGGAAGGTAAACGGGGTTTAGTCACTTTGATGCTTGGGCCATACAAGATCAGGTACAGAATGATTCCTCTACCTCTGGAAATCACGGCACTACTGGAGGAAAACCAAGCGGCTATCAAGTCACTGTTAGAAGAATCGCCGAAAGACAGAGCTCAACACATTGTGAAGGATAGGTCATTCGTCCAGCAATTGAGCAATGCTCTCTCTAGATACTCAGATGAAGTGGTAGGCTTGCCTGGCTCGGTAGACAAGATCGCTGCTTTCGGGCCCAAAAAGGTGGGATCCAACATACTCTTTTCCGAGGGAGGGCTACTCGGGAGTATTTtctctgctgctgctgcacGGTTTGAATACTCCGACTCTCTTGTCAACGGATTCCAGCTCGCAGTGGGCGAAGGTCCCTTGGCTAAAGAGCCGGTCCAGGGCATGTTTGTCGTGGTGGAAGACGTGTCCGAGGTCACCGAGGAAGATATTGCTTCCAGTGAAGATGTACAATATCAACGGGAAATAGTGGATGTTTCCGGGAGACTTATAACATCTTCTCGTGATGTGATTCACGAAGGATTTATGGACTGGTCCCCCAGGATGATGTGGGCCATGTATTCCTGCGATATCCAAACATCTGTTGACGTGCTTGGCAAAGTGTATGCAGTTGTCCAACAGCGGCGTGGACGTATTGTATCAGAGGAGATGAAAGAAGGAACGCCATTTTTCCAAATCGAGGCACACATACCAGTGGTAGAGGCCTTTGGATTCAGCGAGGACATACGAAAGAAGACCTCCGGTGCTGCTCAGCCTCAATTGGTCTTTGTGGGTTTCGAATGCATCGATATGGACCCGTTCTGGGTTCCAACCAcggaagaagagctcgaagagctAGGTGAATTCGCTGACAAGGAAAACATTGCCCGTAGGCATATGAACAGTGTTAGAAGGCGTAAGGGTCTTTTTGTTAACGAGAAACTTGTTGAAAATGCAGAGAAGCAGagaactttgaaaagaaatTAG
- the MEP2 gene encoding ammonium permease MEP2 (ancestral locus Anc_2.99) codes for MSLNLTGTPTGVGTGGNSLTTDMNTQFNSADMAWLGVSAAGVWIMIPGIGLLYSGMSRKKHALSLLWASMMAASVVIFQWFFWGYSLAFSHSVKGHGFIGTLQNFGFMKVLGAPSSVSSVPDILFAVFQGMFAGVTGALMLGGACERARLFPMMIFLFLWMTIVYSPIACWTWNSQGWLALLGALDYAGGGPVHICSGHGALIYALILGKRNDPVAKKGMPKYKPHSVTSVVLGTVFLWFGWQFFNPGSAGNASIRAWYSAMNTNLAAACGGLTWMFIDYFRSGGKWTTVGLCSGIIAGLVGITPAAGFVPIWSSVVIGIVTATGCNFASDLKNLLHIDDGMDVWALHGVGGAIGSVFTGIFAADYVNATAGAEAVPIAGGWINHHWKQVGYQLAAMCSTIAWTVTVTACLLLIMDRIPFLRLRLRADEEELGTDEAQIGEFTYSEETPYIPEPIRSRVSAIDPGQEHIDDKIVGSTEPQEPSSVSDSNEMAPAEKATA; via the coding sequence AtgtctttgaacttgacgGGGACCCCGACTGGGGTGGGTACCGGTGGTAATTCGTTGACCACTGATATGAACACGCAATTTAATTCTGCTGATATGGCGTGGCTCGGGGTTTCTGCGGCTGGTGTGTGGATTATGATACCGGGCATCGGGCTGCTGTACAGCGGGATgtcgaggaagaagcatgCGTTGTCGCTGCTTTGGGCTTCGATGATGGCGGCCTCGGTGGTGATCTTCCAGTGGTTTTTCTGGGGTTATTCGTTGGCGTTCTCGCACAGTGTTAAGGGCCACGGGTTCATTGGCACTTTGCAGAACTTTGGGTTCATGAAGGTGCTTGGAGCGCCTTCGTCGGTGTCGAGTGTTCCCGATATCCTATTTGCCGTGTTCCAGGGCATGTTTGCGGGCGTCACAGGGGCGTTGATGTTGGGTGGTGCGTGTGAGAGGGCTCGGTTGTTCccgatgatgatctttCTGTTCCTGTGGATGACGATCGTGTACAGTCCTATTGCGTGCTGGACGTGGAACTCGCAGGGCTGGCTGGCGTTGCTGGGAGCGCTCGACTACGCCGGCGGCGGTCCGGTGCACATTTGCTCCGGCCACGGTGCTTTGATCTATGCGCTGATCCTGGGTAAGAGGAACGATCCTGTCGCCAAGAAGGGCATGCCAAAATACAAGCCGCACTCGGTCACTTCCGTGGTGCTCGGGACCGTGTTCCTGTGGTTTGGCTGGCAGTTCTTCAACCCGGGCTCTGCCGGCAACGCTTCCATCAGAGCCTGGTATTCCGCTATGAACACCAATCTTGCCGCCGCGTGCGGTGGCTTGACCTGGATGTTCATCGACTACTTCAGATCCGGCGGCAAGTGGACCACGGTCGGGCTGTGTTCAGGCATCATCGCCGGCCTGGTCGGTATCACACCAGCGGCTGGGTTTGTTCCTATCTGGTCTTCCGTGGTGATCGGCATTGTGACCGCTACTGGCTGCAACTTTGCTAGCGACCTGAAGAACTTGCTGCACATCGACGATGGTATGGACGTTTGGGCGCTGCACGGTGTCGGCGGTGCCATTGGCAGCGTGTTCACTGGTATCTTTGCTGCGGACTACGTGAATGCCACTGCTGGCGCAGAAGCTGTGCCCATCGCAGGCGGCTGGATCAACCACCATTGGAAGCAGGTTGGCTACCAATTGGCCGCCATGTGCTCTACCATCGCCTGGACCGTCACCGTCACCGCCTGTCTGCTGCTGATCATGGACAGAATTCCATTCCTGAGACTCAGATTGAGGGCAGACGAAGAGGAATTGGGTACTGACGAGGCACAGATCGGTGAGTTCACCTACAGCGAGGAGACCCCATACATTCCAGAGCCCATAAGGTCGCGGGTGTCGGCTATCGACCCTGGTCAAGAGCATATCGACGATAAGATCGTCGGTTCTACAGAACCACAAGAGCCATCAAGCGTGAGCGATTCGAACGAGATGGCTCCTGCTGAAAAGGCTACCGCATAA